The DNA sequence CAACCCGGATCGAGTCCCGCAGCATGACAGCGGCATCGGCCTCGTTCACCTGCGAGAGTTGCAGCAGTTCGCGCGTCAGCGCCGACAGATCGTGGACATCTTCGAGTACCGACCGGATCGTTTGCTGGTACACTTCGGGCTCCCGGCGGTTGAGCAGGCTCACTTCCAGCTGCGAGTTGATCTGGGTCAGCGGGTTTTTAAGCTCGTGCGATACGTTGGCTACGAACATCCGCTGAAGCCGGAACGACTCTTCAATCCGGTCGAGGAGCCGGTTAATGGTAGCCGACAGGCGGCTCAACTCGTCGTTTTCGCCCCCTACGCGCAGTCGTTCATGCAGGGTTCCCGGAAAGATGGCGCTCAGCTGCTGCTCAATGCGCTGCATGGGTTCGAGGGCGTCACCGGCGTAGAGCCGCCCCGCGAAGGCCACAATACCTACGATAAGCAGGAAGAGGGCGCTAAAGGCCCATAACAGCGTTCGAAGGAACACGTCGCCATAGACATTCTCGGCGCTGGCCAGGACGATGTAATTACCCGAGGGAACCGAGTAGCGAATACCGGACACGTACAGATGCTGCCACCTAAAATCCCGACGGTCCCGCTTCCCGATGGCATCCAGCTCCCGGGGGGGCATACCCAGCACTGCGTCATTGGTGCTGAACACCGGCACGTTGTTGGCATCGTAGATCGTCACCTTCTGACTGGGCAGCTGGTCTTTCCGCAGGCGGCTAAGTTGCCGGATCAAGCTGGGCTCCACGCGCTGGCGCAGGTATAGCTCACCGTAGGTGTGCGCTTTCCGGTCGAGCCGGTGGTAAAAGTCCGACGATATATAGTACCAGCAGAAGCCGTACACACTCGCAAAGGTCAGGGCCAGAATTGCCGAGACCAGTCCCGTAAATCGGATCGTTAAACGCCTGCGAATGGTCATTTATGGGAGCAGCTAAAGAAAGACAGGGACGAGGGGAGAAAAAGGCAAAGGGAGACAAGCGGGAGAAAAGGGGGCTGATGACAGCAATTCCGGCACGCCATCCTCCCTTTCCCAAAAACCTTCACTCCTCTTTTAGGACATAACCCATCCCAAACTGAGTGTGAATCAGTTTTTGGGGGAAATCCTTGTCGATTTTTTTCCGGAGGTAGTTGATGTATACTTCCACGACGTTGGTACCCGTATCGAAGTTCAAATCCCAGACATGCTCCGCAATATCGGGTTTGGACAGGACCCGGCCCTGGTTGCGCATGAGGTATTCGAGCAGGGCAAACTCGCGGGCGGTCAGGTCAATAGGCTGCCCATCGCGGCTCACACTTTTGGCATCGAGGTTCATTTCCAGCCCCGCAAACCGCAGCTTCTGCGCCGTCATCGACACCATCGTTCCACGCTTCGTCAGCGACCGTACCCGCGCCAGCAGTTCGGCAAACTGGAATGGCTTGGTCAGGTACTGATCGGCTCCGGCGTCGAATCCACTGATTTTATCCTCGGTTTCGCCCAGGGCAGTCAGTAGCAGGACCGGCGTTGACAAACCGCTTTGCCGCAGCTCGCGTACCAGTTCGAACCCATTCAGTCCCGGTAAAATAACATCGGTAATGATGAGCGAATAATTCGTTTTCAACGCCAGCCGTTTGGCGATCAGGCCATCGTAGGCAATATCTACCTCAAATTGGCTCTCTTCAAGCCCCTGTTGAATGGCGTGCAATGTTTTAGGCTCATCTTCAACGACTAGTATCTTCATAAAGCAGGTGATGTCAGTAGTCAACGGATCAGTCGTGTCGCTTGTTATCGACCGCGGCTCGTCCGGGTGCGTCATGCCAACAAAACTAGTCCCGTAGCCTTATAAATTTATGCGAATTATTGTATTAAATCTTTTTATTTACCAATTTTGATCCACTTGCTGATCTGACAGACCAGCGCAGACATTACTTTTTCAATTCAGGTTGTATTCAATCCGGAAAGGCTGGCCGCACTACGACCAGCCTTTTTATTGTTTATCGGCCCTCTGGGGCCGGGTATCCTCCAGGCCCGCTCACACCGGTTACGCGGCAAAGAATCTGACTGCCAGCCTGTTCATCGTCCGCAGATCCCTTTGAAATCACAGTACTGGCAGGTTTCGATCTG is a window from the Spirosoma rigui genome containing:
- a CDS encoding response regulator, whose protein sequence is MKILVVEDEPKTLHAIQQGLEESQFEVDIAYDGLIAKRLALKTNYSLIITDVILPGLNGFELVRELRQSGLSTPVLLLTALGETEDKISGFDAGADQYLTKPFQFAELLARVRSLTKRGTMVSMTAQKLRFAGLEMNLDAKSVSRDGQPIDLTAREFALLEYLMRNQGRVLSKPDIAEHVWDLNFDTGTNVVEVYINYLRKKIDKDFPQKLIHTQFGMGYVLKEE
- a CDS encoding sensor histidine kinase, coding for MTIRRRLTIRFTGLVSAILALTFASVYGFCWYYISSDFYHRLDRKAHTYGELYLRQRVEPSLIRQLSRLRKDQLPSQKVTIYDANNVPVFSTNDAVLGMPPRELDAIGKRDRRDFRWQHLYVSGIRYSVPSGNYIVLASAENVYGDVFLRTLLWAFSALFLLIVGIVAFAGRLYAGDALEPMQRIEQQLSAIFPGTLHERLRVGGENDELSRLSATINRLLDRIEESFRLQRMFVANVSHELKNPLTQINSQLEVSLLNRREPEVYQQTIRSVLEDVHDLSALTRELLQLSQVNEADAAVMLRDSIRVDEIIWDVRQEVSAINPRYEVQVDLGELPEDFDQLTITGNLALLRTALKNLTENACKFSTDGRALIAVEFRKETVYIRVENDGAAIPATDLPYIFEPFYRARQTADVRGYGVGLSLVQQIVRLHRGRLTVRSAEGESNVFRVELPRQPVAAA